A stretch of the Medicago truncatula cultivar Jemalong A17 chromosome 5, MtrunA17r5.0-ANR, whole genome shotgun sequence genome encodes the following:
- the LOC25494608 gene encoding uncharacterized protein, whose amino-acid sequence MYATRLLSMYKKNPSALSDPPPSGPNSSYLVILDEEAQTYSCFGLCKDTRIKNFPLPQNKNLTIIISAGETTLSEEAMFIPVLNQPLSSNRYYVIRRKGKNQGQASTSSKEEDKTTCLCCRFVRDVKPKPLEPFNDYQQVEIIKKSHGFHAKSIASDGIPPGLLREKGWTLYASTPRNYQLSQALGSNDSLRSKLPNFNFPILNDCSESVVVGKWYCPFMFVKEGMNLKEQMKMSMFYELTLEQRWEKIFSKENSGEGGVVVDVAIQTEVAKVEGKDAVWDENRLVDGVLWFKSVEKKSVGLSLEVVEAMKWEQRRFGWNAGNGRQVRVTKVEEFDGTNKWKKFSSYVLVESYSLRRMDSKLVLTYDYRHSHQIRSKCE is encoded by the exons ATGTATGCAACAAGACTTCTTTCCATGTACAAAAAGAATCCTAGTGCACTTTCAGACCCACCACCATCGGGGCCAAATTCAAGTTATCTTGTGATATTGGATGAAGAAGCTCAAACTTACTCTTGTTTTGGTTTGTGCAAGGATACTAGAATCAAGAATTTTCCTTTacctcaaaacaaaaatttaaccATCATTATTTCAGCAGGTGAAACAACCCTAAGTGAAGAAGCTATGTTCATTCCAGTATTAAATCAACCATTGTCTTCTAATCGCTACTACGTTATAAGAAGGAAGGGAAAGAATCAAGG CCAAGCTAGTACAAGTTCAAAGGAAGAGGACAAGACCACATGTTTATGTTGTCGTTTTGTCCGTGATGTTAAACCAAAACCTTTGGAGCCCTTCAATGATTATCAGCAGGTTGAAATAATCAAGAAGAGTCATGGTTTTCACGCAAAATCTATCGCTTCAGATGGAATTCCTCCTGGTTTATTGAGGGAAAAAGGGTGGACACTTTATGCTAGCACTCCCCGCAACTACCAATTAAGCCAAGCTTTAGGCTCAAATGATTCCTTGCGTTCCAAGCTAccaaatttcaattttccaaTTTTGAATGATTGTTCTGAATCAGTGGTTGTTGGAAAGTGGTATTGTCCTTTTATGTTTGTTAAGGAAGGAATGAATTTAAAAGAGCAAATGAAGATGTCAATGTTCTATGAGCTAACACTTGAGCAAAGATGGGAGAAGatattttcaaaggaaaataGTGGAGAAGGTGGTGTGGTTGTAGATGTTGCTATTCAAACAGAAGTTGCTAAGGTTGAAGGAAAGGATGCTGTTTGGGATGAAAATAGATTGGTTGATGGAGTTTTGTGGTTTaagagtgttgaaaagaaaaGTGTTGGATTGAGTTTGGAAGTTGTTGAGGCAATGAAATGGGAACAAAGAAGGTTTGGATGGAATGCTGGGAATGGAAGACAAGTGAGAGTAACAAAAGTTGAAGAGTTTGATGGAACAaacaaatggaagaaatttaGTAGTTATGTGTTGGTTGAAAGTTATTCATTGAGGAGAATGGATTCAAAATTGGTTCTTACTTATGATTA